The following are encoded together in the Portunus trituberculatus isolate SZX2019 chromosome 25, ASM1759143v1, whole genome shotgun sequence genome:
- the LOC123508891 gene encoding uncharacterized protein LOC123508891, whose translation MCNVGATCVCRDEILTNTSRRYRTRRPNSCKTGMAELRAWAVVVVWVVSLASHAHGQLGVWGVDEDTESLDTPTTTASQLLPDIYWEREGEWEDEGNAAGREESGVVVRGQERRWRPLLDTYQGCYDGQVFNGTLMYVNLTQVMENNQLEGAEQACFHLCSNKKPLSSMYIAVSPAVSSVVDGCGCQEALYLDNLDGEKCDTVQHYYRVYCGPANDECMNHGTTLAASSLLLGLPLAALLHSLVTSYDV comes from the exons ATGTGCAATGTTGGTGCAACTTGCGTTTGTAGAGACGAAATTCTAACCAATACTTCTCGTCGATATCGAACACGGAGACCTAATAGCTGTAAG ACAGGCATGGCGGAGCTGCGGGcgtgggcagtggtggtggtgtgggtggtaaGCCTCGCTAGCCACGCCCACGGCCAGCTAGGGGTGTGGGGCGTCGACGAGGACACAGAGAGCCTTgacacgcccaccaccaccgccagtcaACTGCTCCCGGACATATATTGGGAAAGAGAAG GCGAGTGGGAAGATGAAGGCAACGCGGCGGGACGAGAAGAGAGCGGCGTGGTGGTGCGGGGGCAGGAGAGGAGGTGGCGGCCGCTACTCGATACCTACCAGGGGTGTTACGACGGGCAGGTGTTCAACGGGACCCTCATGTACGTGAATCTGACCCAG GTGATGGAGAACAATCAGCTGGAGGGCGCGGAACAAGCTTGCTTCCACCTGTGTAGCAACAAGAAGCCCCTCTCCTCCATGTACATCGCCGTCAGCCCCGCCGTCAGCAGCGTGGTGGATGGGTGCGGGTGTCAGGAAGCGCTGTATCTTGATAAT CTGGACGGTGAGAAGTGTGACACAGTTCAACATTACTACCGTGTGTACTGCGGCCCCGCCAATGACGAGTGTATGAACCACGGCACCACACTGGCAGCCTCCTCGCTCCTCCTCGGCCTGCCCCTCGCTGCTCTTCTCCACTCACTTGTCACGAGTTATGATGTATAG
- the LOC123508890 gene encoding rab GDP dissociation inhibitor beta-like — MDEEYDCIVLGTGLKECIISGMLSVSGKKVLHMDRNKYYGGESASITPLEDLFTKFNLPSPEEAYGRTRDWNVDLIPKFLMANGQLVKLLIHTGVTRYLEFKSIEGSYVYKGNKISKVPADEKEALTSDLMGMFEKRRFKNFLVFAQDYKDDDPTTWKAIPGFDPKTTTMSEVFAHCNLDKHTIDFTGHALALYRDDDYLAKPAGDSLKRIKLYSDSLARYGKSPYLYPLYGLGELPQGFARLSAIYGGTYMLDKPIDEIVLEGGKVVGVRSGNETAKCKQVYCDPSYVPERVEKVGQVVRAICLMDHPISNTKDALSTQIIIPQKQVNRNSDIYVSLVSYTHQVAAKGWFIAMVSTTVETDNPEAEIGPGLNLLGPIKQKFVTVSPIYKPLNDGVENQIFISESYDATSHFETTCLDVLSIYRRGTGEDFDFSKVKHNLGDEDM, encoded by the exons ATGGATGAGGAATACGACTGCATCGTTTTGGGCACCGGCTTGAAG gAATGTATCATATCCGGGATGCTGTCGGTGTCGGGGAAGAAGGTGCTGCACATGGACCGCAACAAGTACTATGGTGGAGAGAGTGCCTCCATCACCCCTCTGGAGGACCTCTTTACCAAGTTCAACCTTCCTTCCCCAGAGGAGGCTTACGGGCGCACCAG GGATTGGAATGTTGACCTCATCCCCAAGTTTCTGATGGCTAACGGCCAGTTGGTGAAGCTGCTGATCCACACCGGCGTCACACGTTACCTGGAGTTCAAGTCGATTGAGGGCAGTTATGTATATAAGGGAAACAAGATCTCTAAAGTTCCTGCTGATGAAAAGGAAGCCCTGACATCAg ATCTGATGGGGATGTTTGAGAAGCGGAGGTTCAAAAACTTCCTAGTGTTTGCCCAGGACTACAAAGATGACGACCCCACCACCTGGAAGGCCATCCCAGGCTTTGAccccaagaccaccaccatgagTGAGGTGTTTGCTCACTGCAACCTTGACAAGCACACCATTGACTTCACCGGACATGCTTTGGCACTCTACAG GGATGATGACTACTTGGCCAAGCCAGCAGGAGACAGCCTGAAGAGAATTAAGCTGTACAGTGATTCCCTTGCCCGCTATGGCAAGTCCCCCTACCTCTATCCTCTCTATGGTCTCGGGGAGCTTCCTCAGGGCTTTGCCCG GTTGTCTGCCATCTACGGTGGCACCTACATGTTAGACAAACCAATAGACGAGATTGTCCTGGAGGGGGGCAAGGTGGTGGGTGTGCGGTCAGGGAACGAGACTGCAAAGTGCAAGCAGGTGTATTGTGATCCAAGTTATGTAcctgaaagagtggaaaag GTTGGACAGGTGGTGCGAGCCATCTGCCTCATGGACCACCCCATCAGCAACACCAAGGATGCTCTCTCCACACAGATCATTATCCCACAGAAGCAAGTGAACAGGAATTCTG ATATCTATGTGTCGCTGGTCTCCTACACACACCAGGTGGCTGCGAAGGGATGGTTTATCGCCATGGTCAGCACCACCGTGGAGACTGATAACCCTGAGGCAGAGATTGGTCCTGGTCTTAATCTTCTGGGACCCATCAAGCAAAA GTTTGTCACAGTGTCGCCCATCTACAAGCCACTGAATGACGGCGTGGAGAACCAGATCTTCATCTCTGAGTCATACGATGCAACCTCCCACTTCGAGACAACGTGTTTGGACGTCCTCTCCATTTACCGCCGAGGCACCGGGGAGGACTTTGACTTCAGCAAGGTGAAGCACAACCTTGGAGACGAAGACATGTAA